A single window of Chitinophaga sp. XS-30 DNA harbors:
- a CDS encoding DUF4836 family protein, producing the protein MKRTFTRAFLFMSGAAVLLLAACSKTPEQGKHIPKTAALVVGINSKQIQQKLVTEGLTVDKLFESLQQKDTSSAMGKALKDAENSGVDLQGDVYVAMVPGENGKAYFAAYASLKDESKFEAFIKEKTQKEVTAGTDFKYVADGNGKGIIGFDKNMIIGVFGFDPNASQYGGGNEGLDEKSAVDIVNSLFHMKADESIAGVESFKDVHKEKGDAIFWMSSEQIYAFNPGTPSGMAALMTTNVKKLTAGSYQTAAVHFENGKIKVNSLSYTGEEMQAIMKKYPMEKVDIDMLEKYPSEDIFGFMLVNFDLRMLGDIIKLVGMDGLANVGLAEAGITLDDILKAFKGEIALIGSDFSVKSQPSEWDPSYSTTKPELKWAFNMKVGDKAAFEKVMNSPMVGQMFTKQGNEYVPNQPLGPVALSVNDQRILAASDAELLSAYDAGKEKASVESGVLSKVKGSVMGMYLNVEKLASNIPAEEMKLPDSVLNDLKGLLKDVTVVSEPASGKTQKSVLELNFKNENQNTLVQITNFTTRMYHYYLARKAEDRAKWGAVITDTAVTTVPPPPIAEGEEVVPGDN; encoded by the coding sequence ATGAAAAGAACGTTTACAAGGGCTTTCCTGTTTATGTCCGGGGCAGCCGTGCTATTGTTAGCCGCATGTTCCAAAACCCCGGAACAGGGTAAGCATATTCCGAAAACGGCTGCGCTCGTAGTAGGGATCAACTCCAAGCAAATACAGCAGAAACTCGTGACCGAAGGGCTCACGGTAGATAAACTGTTTGAATCACTTCAGCAGAAAGATACCAGCAGCGCCATGGGCAAAGCATTGAAAGATGCCGAGAACTCCGGAGTGGACCTGCAGGGGGATGTATATGTTGCTATGGTGCCGGGCGAAAACGGCAAGGCGTACTTTGCAGCATACGCTTCCCTGAAAGATGAAAGCAAATTCGAAGCGTTCATCAAGGAGAAAACGCAAAAAGAAGTAACGGCAGGTACCGACTTCAAATACGTTGCGGACGGCAACGGTAAAGGCATTATCGGTTTCGACAAGAATATGATCATCGGTGTTTTCGGCTTTGATCCCAACGCTTCCCAGTATGGTGGCGGAAATGAGGGGCTGGACGAGAAAAGCGCCGTAGATATCGTGAACAGCCTCTTCCATATGAAAGCAGACGAATCCATCGCGGGCGTTGAATCTTTCAAGGACGTACATAAAGAAAAAGGCGATGCCATCTTCTGGATGAGCAGCGAGCAGATCTATGCTTTCAATCCGGGCACCCCTTCCGGCATGGCCGCGCTCATGACCACCAATGTGAAAAAGCTGACAGCCGGCTCTTATCAGACCGCTGCCGTGCATTTCGAGAACGGCAAGATCAAGGTGAACAGCCTGTCTTATACCGGCGAGGAAATGCAGGCCATCATGAAGAAATATCCCATGGAGAAAGTGGATATCGATATGCTGGAAAAATATCCTTCAGAAGATATCTTCGGGTTCATGCTGGTGAACTTCGATCTCCGGATGCTCGGTGATATCATCAAACTGGTAGGTATGGACGGTCTTGCGAACGTTGGCCTTGCAGAAGCCGGCATTACGCTGGATGATATCCTGAAAGCATTCAAAGGCGAGATCGCGCTGATCGGCTCCGATTTTTCCGTGAAAAGCCAGCCTTCTGAATGGGATCCTTCCTACAGCACCACCAAACCCGAACTGAAGTGGGCATTCAATATGAAAGTGGGCGATAAGGCTGCTTTCGAAAAAGTAATGAACTCCCCGATGGTAGGCCAGATGTTTACCAAGCAGGGAAATGAATATGTTCCCAATCAGCCGCTCGGGCCGGTTGCCCTGTCCGTTAACGACCAGCGCATCCTGGCGGCCTCTGATGCGGAGCTGCTCTCTGCCTACGATGCCGGCAAAGAAAAGGCATCAGTAGAAAGCGGCGTACTGAGCAAAGTAAAAGGAAGTGTGATGGGCATGTACCTCAACGTGGAGAAACTGGCAAGCAATATTCCCGCTGAAGAAATGAAGTTGCCGGATAGTGTGCTGAATGATCTGAAAGGCCTGCTGAAAGACGTGACCGTTGTGTCAGAACCCGCCAGCGGCAAAACCCAGAAATCCGTGCTGGAGCTGAACTTTAAAAATGAAAATCAGAATACGCTGGTGCAGATCACCAATTTCACCACCAGGATGTACCACTACTACCTGGCGAGGAAAGCGGAAGACAGGGCCAAATGGGGCGCAGTGATAACAGACACCGCAGTAACCACCGTACCACCGCCGCCCATTGCAGAAGGCGAAGAAGTGGTGCCGGGAGATAATTAA
- a CDS encoding ATP-binding cassette domain-containing protein: MQIQLSAVVPVPLREKVLQQQSDIWNRDISFLPAQTIKIKAPSGTGKTTLVHYLYNIRYDYTGSIAIDGKPWPSFSKDQLAAIRQQQISVVFQDLRLFDQLTARENIELKRVMSPQPYHPESKIGEMADRLGVSHVLNQSSATLSYGEKQRIAIIRALMQPFQWLMMDEPFSHLDEANTTKAAQLIAEECRARNAGFVLTDLDHDNHFDYQVTYHL, translated from the coding sequence ATGCAGATCCAGCTTTCTGCGGTAGTGCCCGTTCCGCTGCGTGAAAAAGTGCTGCAGCAGCAATCGGACATCTGGAACCGCGATATCAGCTTTTTGCCGGCACAGACCATCAAGATAAAGGCGCCTTCCGGCACCGGCAAAACCACGCTGGTACACTATCTCTACAATATCCGTTACGATTATACCGGCAGCATCGCGATAGACGGAAAGCCCTGGCCTTCTTTTTCGAAAGATCAACTGGCCGCCATCCGTCAGCAGCAGATCAGCGTTGTGTTCCAGGATCTCCGCCTGTTCGATCAGCTGACAGCCAGGGAAAACATCGAACTGAAAAGGGTAATGAGCCCCCAGCCCTACCATCCCGAAAGCAAGATCGGGGAAATGGCGGACCGCCTGGGCGTCAGCCATGTGCTGAACCAGAGCAGCGCCACCCTCTCCTACGGAGAAAAGCAGCGTATCGCTATCATCCGCGCGCTGATGCAACCTTTCCAATGGCTGATGATGGACGAGCCTTTCAGCCACCTGGACGAAGCCAACACCACAAAAGCGGCACAGCTGATCGCAGAGGAATGCCGTGCCCGGAACGCGGGGTTCGTGCTGACGGACCTGGACCATGACAACCATTTTGATTACCAAGTGACCTATCATCTTTAG
- a CDS encoding FtsX-like permease family protein, with amino-acid sequence MHFYQILKKIIRTGVGKARFLMAAIGLGIAMLLILVALQVHHNFSELLYGERNQNERADFLVINKRITNEMMGNSALSTFKPEEIEAFKQQPFVDGFGVITAGQYNVKMVADQLGFSTELFFEAVPDSFIDVQTDQWKWQQGQEVVPVIVPSDFLDMFNFGFAMGNNIPQFSEETISSLTPGIVISQGMRSSQFAGRIVGFSDRISTVLVPMSFMEWANGAYGTGEEKPPSRVIIKTKDPSNPVLTDYLEQHGYSTNKEKTRFSKVRVIVQTIVSVVGFFGIVLLMFALLVFSMFIQLVIASCKREIRLLITLGAAPGQLQRYLLKQFVPLYIIIGLLALVMVTGLQWWASGLLARHQMFVPALPGIITFIAAAAILVLVYLVNLFAVRKHIAGMASS; translated from the coding sequence ATGCATTTTTACCAGATACTGAAAAAGATCATCCGTACCGGCGTTGGCAAGGCCCGCTTCCTTATGGCGGCCATCGGCCTGGGCATAGCCATGCTCCTGATACTGGTAGCGCTGCAGGTACATCACAACTTTTCGGAATTGCTCTACGGGGAACGGAACCAGAATGAACGGGCGGATTTCCTGGTGATCAACAAAAGGATTACCAATGAGATGATGGGCAACAGTGCATTAAGCACCTTCAAACCGGAGGAGATCGAAGCATTTAAGCAGCAACCCTTCGTAGATGGCTTTGGCGTGATCACAGCGGGACAATATAACGTGAAGATGGTGGCGGACCAGCTGGGTTTTTCCACAGAGCTTTTTTTCGAAGCCGTGCCGGACAGCTTCATTGACGTGCAGACGGACCAATGGAAATGGCAGCAGGGCCAGGAAGTGGTACCGGTGATCGTGCCGAGCGATTTCCTGGATATGTTCAACTTCGGGTTTGCCATGGGCAACAACATCCCGCAGTTCTCCGAAGAAACCATCTCTTCCCTCACCCCTGGCATCGTGATCAGCCAGGGTATGCGCAGCAGCCAGTTCGCCGGGCGTATCGTGGGATTTTCAGACCGGATATCCACCGTGCTGGTGCCCATGTCCTTCATGGAGTGGGCCAACGGCGCATATGGTACAGGCGAGGAAAAACCGCCGTCCCGTGTGATCATCAAAACCAAAGACCCCAGCAACCCCGTGCTGACGGATTACCTGGAGCAACACGGGTATTCCACCAACAAGGAGAAAACCCGCTTCAGCAAAGTGCGGGTGATCGTGCAGACTATCGTAAGCGTAGTAGGCTTCTTCGGTATTGTGCTGCTGATGTTCGCCCTGCTGGTGTTCAGCATGTTCATTCAGCTGGTGATCGCTTCCTGTAAAAGAGAGATCAGGCTGCTCATTACCCTGGGCGCTGCACCGGGACAATTGCAGCGGTACCTGCTGAAACAGTTCGTTCCCCTGTATATCATCATCGGCCTGCTGGCGCTGGTAATGGTTACGGGCCTGCAATGGTGGGCCTCCGGCCTGCTGGCCAGGCACCAGATGTTCGTTCCGGCGCTGCCCGGCATCATCACCTTCATTGCCGCGGCCGCCATCCTGGTACTGGTGTACCTGGTGAACCTGTTTGCCGTCAGAAAACATATCGCCGGAATGGCATCATCTTAA
- a CDS encoding Dabb family protein yields the protein MPATKKFVHVVNFYLKPGLSAEDVKKFEDGVSSLGKIETLLVFNVGKPAETDRPVIDRSYSYCLLTVFNDKAGHDVYQEAPIHLEFIKNCEHLWEKVVVFDSETIDQ from the coding sequence ATGCCCGCAACAAAAAAATTCGTACACGTTGTCAATTTTTACCTGAAACCCGGCCTGTCTGCCGAAGATGTGAAGAAATTCGAGGATGGCGTAAGCTCACTCGGGAAAATTGAAACCCTGCTGGTGTTCAATGTGGGTAAACCCGCGGAAACAGACCGTCCTGTTATCGACCGGAGCTACAGCTATTGCCTGCTCACCGTTTTTAATGACAAAGCCGGGCATGACGTTTACCAGGAAGCTCCTATACACCTTGAGTTCATCAAGAACTGTGAACATCTCTGGGAGAAAGTGGTGGTCTTCGATTCCGAAACGATCGATCAGTAA